In Cryptomeria japonica chromosome 10, Sugi_1.0, whole genome shotgun sequence, a genomic segment contains:
- the LOC131067534 gene encoding uncharacterized protein LOC131067534 → MSGRARDNCKICGRNCRRTLSGGLIWRREDVLRVSHCYLTDMMMSFTLAPFSVTLLRPTIRSRSLLSFEIPTKKSGSCVAPVQEDTHLSPFTRCCFAPHAIRKCRDISVEKEKEKQRVSPWVEMVLLGLGAWIIVGSTEAAWAFGPEGSGPLVEEFWENMRRYGLYFFTVGTGALYTILKPIYDLLKSPVSAVLVIVILSASFYLLYLVLSAMIGLSDFSYQYAS, encoded by the coding sequence ATGTCGGGTAGGGCACGGGATAATTGTAAAATCTGTGGACGAAATTGCAGGAGGACTTTATCAGGTGGACTTATATGGAGGAGGGAGGATGTATTGAGGGTAAGCCATTGTTATTTGACAGACATGATGATGAGTTTCACGTTGGCGCCATTCTCAGTGACCCTGTTGAGGCCCACGATAAGAAGCAGGAGTTTGCTCAGCTTTGAAATCCCTACAAAGAAAAGCGGTAGCTGTGTTGCTCCTGTACAAGAAGACACACACTTGTCTCCATTTACCAGATGTTGCTTTGCACCTCATGCTATTCGAAAATGCAGAGACATATCtgtggagaaggagaaggagaagcagAGGGTTTCCCCTTGGGTGGAAATGGTTTTGCTAGGGTTAGGGGCGTGGATAATTGTGGGATCAACAGAGGCAGCCTGGGCATTTGGACCAGAGGGCTCTGGTCCCCTTGTTGAGGAGTTTTGGGAAAACATGAGGAGATACGGCCTCTACTTCTTCACAGTGGGGACAGGTGCACTCTACACCATATTGAAGCCCATCTATGACCTCTTGAAGAGTCCCGTTTCTGCAGTGCTGGTTATTGTTATTCTCTCTGCCTCCTTCTATCTCCTTTACCTTGTGTTAAGTGCCATGATAGGTCTTTCAGACTTTTCATACCAATATGCCTCCTAA